CAGCAGTAATTATTTTTACCATAGTTGAATTGCATATTGACTGGTTGCCAAGTATGTACGAGGTCCTGGAGGGAGGAAAACATAAATGGGATAAGCTGATACATCAAAGCAGAAACCAAGATTATTAGAATAGAACTTGAACAGAGACAAACCTGTGATTCAGCGCACCAGAATCCCTGCAAACTTTCTGTACTGCTTCTATGCGGTTGAGTGTTTTTGTGGCATTTGGATCATTCTTGTCAATCTGTAATCAAAATATGGCCCTTGGAATATTATTACACAATCGGTGCCTTCAAAATGCTGAACACTATCTTTCAAATAAAGTACTAAAACACCTACCTTGCTCTTCAGCATTAGCGAAAAATCATAGAAAGCACCATAGACATCAGACATGGTTTTTGTCTGGTCCATAACTTTAGCCGTCAGACCTAGAAAATTTAAAACATACAAAACCAAAAGCAAATAATATCGTTAAAAAAAGCAATTAATATTAGATCGTACTCAGTCCTGTCAACAACAACGATAACTGTTTCTGTATAGCATCAATAGCTCAAACAAAATGACATGGTTACACTGATTTTTCACGGACTAGCTTGGAATTTCCCTTATTATTCTAATACAAAAATGATGAAATggaactagcttagaggaaagtTCTTGAACTATGGCCTATTTGTGCACTACTAGTTCACTCAATTTCTGATAAAATCCATCCAGACATCCCCTGTATCTGAATAATGGATGGTACGATCATTTCAGTGCATTAAGAGTAACATAGGAATAACAAGGGAACGGTTTAAGTAAAAAAAATTAGCCCACAAACATTGCACAAAGCAATTAAGCAAAAAATGTAACGAAGTCTAGCTTCTCTTACCACGCCTCATCTTTACTACTCCTCTAAAAACTTCAATGTTGTTGTAGCATAAAGCAAGTGTTCCAATTGCCATGAtctgattcaaagaaaaaaaaaatcaaacctccATGGCTCCACATATATGTAACACAGAATCATTTCTCTGTAACGAAACCAGATAGATACAAGCAGGGGAAAAATGTATATAGACTGAATCAAGTGGTTCCTACATGAATCAGAGAAGTCCTTTGGGAATCAGTCCAGACCTAGTTGTCTCTCGACCAAGATCCCAAAATACATCAAGTCATGCAGCACTAAACGATTCAAGTTTGACATATGTAAATTATCTCGGTCTCTTCTCAGTTCTCACTGAATTCAACCAATTGAACTCAAAATAAGTCTTGAACGATCAGAATTTTAATTCTAAGTCTTATCTTTTAGGAACTAAAAAACCAGAGAGCCTGGGAAGGAAAATCAGAGTCTAAATCTATCGACCTACTATAGTAATAGTTTATTCTACTCTTTGGCTACAACTTAATTTAACAAAAATCAGTAAGACAAACTGTTTAAACTTTGAGAGGATTTGTACCTGAGGAATAGCACAAAATCGGAATATGGCGGGATCCCGTAATGCTGCCATGTACTTTAAGCAGTCTTCCATGTGCAGTAATGCATTGGTAACCATATCATTCAAGCACTGAACTGCCTTCTCCGAGTTCTCCTCATTTTTCAAGTCCTGAAATGCAGGTGAACAACAAAAACATATGAG
This is a stretch of genomic DNA from Papaver somniferum cultivar HN1 chromosome 1, ASM357369v1, whole genome shotgun sequence. It encodes these proteins:
- the LOC113289395 gene encoding squalene synthase-like isoform X2, translating into MDEFHHVTTAFLELGKGYQEAIEEITKRMGAGMAKFILKEVETVDEYDEYCHYVAGLVGLGLSKLFHAANLEDLASDYLSNSMGLFLQKTNIIRDYLEDINEIPKSRMFWPREIWSKYVNKLEDLKNEENSEKAVQCLNDMVTNALLHMEDCLKYMAALRDPAIFRFCAIPQIMAIGTLALCYNNIEVFRGVVKMRRGLTAKVMDQTKTMSDVYGAFYDFSLMLKSKIDKNDPNATKTLNRIEAVQKVCRDSGALNHRTSYILGNQSICNSTMIFVVFLVLALMIAFVATK